Genomic segment of Jaculus jaculus isolate mJacJac1 chromosome 6, mJacJac1.mat.Y.cur, whole genome shotgun sequence:
gcctgggctacagtgagaccctgacttaaaaaaaaaaaaaaagcacagatgtaggcaaggccagcctgaggctccatagtgaactccaggttagcttgggctagaatgagacccaacctccaacaaccaaaaaaataaaaactttaaaaaaatttaaaaacccaaaacattAGGATGGGCTATATACACAGGTTGGAAACCTTTGCATTTGCTAAAGATTTACTGTCAAAATCAACTTGTCACTACCATTTCCCCTTTGTACATCCTCTTCCTCTGCCAGGGTCTTTAGTAAGGTTGTAACTCAGTCCCCTGATCTCTAGAGGGCAGTATGTGAATATGGCTCCCGCTTGATAATTTTGCAGTCCCGCACAGGCGATGAAAGTAATAAATTAATTAGTATCCTTTAGCTTTGATACACAAGATGTTAATAGTTTGGATGTTGAACTGCCATTGCACCTGTGATTGTTTTAAAAAGTCGAGAGTCGGGTGTGgtcgcgcacgcctttaatcccagcacttgggaggttggtggatcgtgagttcgaggccaccctgagactacatagtgaagtccaggtcagcctgggctagagtgaaaccctactttgaaaaaaaaacaaaaaatgaaaaacaaaagtctTCTAccatagctaggtgtggtgacacatacaatcctagcactcgggaggctaaggtagaatcgctgtgagttcaaggccaacctaagactacaaagtgaattcaaggtcaggttgggctagagtgatatcttACCTCGGGGAAAATAAAAAATCGACTACCAAAATTTAAAAGATGGTATTCAGTGGCGGTTCCGTACTAGGAATTCAGCTATTCCAAGCAATCTTGAAATCTTGGGACCATTGATTTTAGGCTTCGTTTATACTGTCATTTCTAGGCATAAGAGAACTGAGTGAGTGACCCTGCTTGACCTGAAAGGCAAGCAAGACTGACGCGTTGCTTGCAACACCACGGCTAATCAAAGACAACAGGGCGGGCGTGGCTGGCTCGcgcctttcatgccagcactggggaggcagcggtcggaggatcaccgttagctggaggccagcctgagacgacgtagtgaactccaggtcagcctgggctagagcaagaccctacctcgaaaagaaagaaacaaacaaaaaacagggacgACCTCGAGCGCCGGAGACGCCTGCGGGATCCCGAGGCCTCCTGCGGGAGTCTCCGCGGTCTCCGCCCAGACTCCCAGCTGCAGGGGCGGGCGGAGCCTCCTTCCTCGGCGCCCGGCCTTGCAGCCCGCACCTTCCTCGGCCTGCGCCTGGGTTCCCGACCGCCGACCGGGTCCGCCGCTATCCGGCGGCAGCGCCGACTCGGTCCGCGTCCGCAGCCGCTGCGACCGCCCCTCCTCCCCGGGTAGCCGTCCAGCGGGCAGCGGCGAGCCGAGAGGCCAATGGCCGGCGAGCGGGGTGAGGTGCGTGTGTAAGCAGCTGCACGTCACGGCACGTCACGGCGCCAGCCGCCCTCCGCCAGCACTCGGCCAGCGCGGGCGCGAGAAATTGCCCAACTGCGGACGGACGCCAAACCGGTAAGGGGCTTCGGCCCGAGGGGCGGGAGGAGGGCCTTCCTCTCCGTTTCCGATGCCCGGGAGTTCTGGGGTACAAGACCTGAGGCCGTCAGCCAGGCCTGGTGCTCTGCAGGAATGCTGGATCTGTTTCCTTCCTACAATGCCCCAGGGAATGAGGAGCCCCCCCACCTGCACCAAGGAGTAGCGTTTATGTGTTGTAGCGGATGGTCACCCCTCCCAAATCTGTGGCTTCGGTGTGGTCCAAGCTGACTCCTGAGCTTGAGGATACTTAAGTTGCAGGGAGAGTTTTTGCCCTACAACCCAGGAGTAAAAAGGGTAAGCTTTGCTCCTTTTTCTACCTCCCTGCCTCCTCATTGCACAGCAACCCTGGTTCCTTGAACCTCAGCAACTGACACACGTCTCCCTCCTTTGACCCTTCTGGGGTCAGTGCTCTTCTCAGAGGCACTAGGCAGTGAGGAAGAAACTGCTGCAGGATAGAGAGCAGAAAACATTAACCTGCTACTCTAGTCCATCCCCTGGCACCCCAGCCGTTGACTCCTCGGTTTGCCGAGGCAAGGTTAGGGTGGAGACTCTGAATTAGTCTTCACCTGGGCTCAATTTTTGGAGAGGgctggaaggagagaagaggaaaggccCTCAAAGACAATATTTTTGCTTGTTTACTCTTCATATCAGTTCATATCAGGTAGCTATTTGGAGATGAGGACACAAGATCAGAGAGGCTTGGTCTCTTACCCTGGGAACTGATTAATGACGTGACCTGGCTTTATAAACTCAAGGTAATTTACTTCCAGAATATAGGCTGGCTTGACCCCATTAGGTTgccactaccttgtgcacctttTTGTCCCTGTTTTCATCAGTGGGGCCATCAGATGTCCTCTACTGACTTAAGAAATAATTACCCAGCACAATGGGGTAACGGGGTGTAACCCAGTGGCACAACACTTGCTTAACATtctcaaggccttgggttcaatcctcagtaccatgtaaaaacaaataaactggACAGTAGACATTTGGCTTCTGTCCTTTAGGCCCTTGGCCGCAGACATTGTTCTCAGTAATGGACAGGGTGGATGAGAAACAGGTGATTCTAAAGTGCTCCCAGTTTACTCTGTGAACCCACTTAGACCCCTTGTTCTCCACTCTTCTTTTGCCCAGACGGGTCCTGACCTGTCTTCCTACCAACCATTCCCTCAGGAGGTTTTCCTCTTCTGAAGCAGAATCTTCCTCCTCCAGGCTGGCAACCACTATGCTGCTGCTGCACAGACCTGTGGTCATAGGACTTCGACATGCTTTCAGGTAAGCCATCCCATGCCCATCCCATCTCCTTAACAAGATAACTATCTTATCTGCTAGGTAATCATCTCATCTCCAGATAAGATAGTTGAGAGATGGCCAAGGAGAAAGCCATATTCCACCAGTCCCACCCATCCGGAAGAAACTAAATTCAAACTAAAGAATGATCAGCAAAACTAAACTTTCACTAATGCCTTGACAGAACCTTATATGTTATGAAGGTTTCTTTCTTCTAGGACCAAGTCAACTCCCTCAAGGCTCTGCTGTCAAGCATTTTCTACAAATGATTCATTTCAACCCCAGACCCCCAGCCTCACCTTCTCTGGTGgtaactccagcactgggggATGGAGAGTCATGGGGACCTTGCTGGGCCTTGGTGCAGCATGGGCCTATCATGACCATCGGTGTAGGGTAAGCGGGGAAGGGGGTTCCTTTTCAGAATAAAGGGGTCCTAGTGAGCTCCCAGGTAACCCAGACTATGACCTATGCTCTTAACCTTGCTGACACTCTCTTCATGAATAGCAAAGATGGTATTTGCTACTTTTCATTTCTCAGTGACTAAGAATGGCTTAGACTGATGTAATATTTTGTTCCCGTTTGCCTTACCCCTCCCCTGTCTATAGGCTACTCAGGAGACACCACGAATGTACACTAAGGAGGAAGTACGTTCCCACTGCAGCTCTGAGATGGGGATCTGGGTAACTTTAGGCTCTGAGGTCTTTGATGTCACAGAATTTGTGGATTTACACCCAGGAGGACCATCAAAGTTGATGCTAGCAGCTGGGGGTCCACTAGAGCCTTTCTGGGCCCTCTATGCTGTTCACAACTCGTCCCATGTGCGTGAGTTACTGGCTCAGTACAagattggggagttgaaccctgaaGATAATGTACACCCCTCCTTGGAGAACTCTGATCCTTATGCTGATGATCCTGTGCGTCACCCAGCCCTGAAAGTCAACAGCCAGCGCCCCTTTAATGCAGAGCCTCCCCCTGAACTGCTGACAGAAAACTATATCACACCCAACCCTTTTTTCTTCACCCGGAACCACCTGCCTGTACCTAACCTGGACCCGGATACCTATCGCTTGCAAGTAGTTGGGGCGCCTGGAGGTCAGTCACTGTCTTTGTCCCTGGATGACTTGTATAAGTTTCCCAAGCATGAGATCACAGTCACTCTGCAGTGTGCTGGCAACCGGCGCTCTGAGATGACTCAGGTCAAAGCAGTAAAAGGTCTTGAGTGGAAGACAGGGGCCATCAGCACGGCACGCTGGGCTGGAGCACGGCTCTGTGATGTATTAGCTCAGGCTGGTCACCAACTCTGTGAAACTGAAGCCCACGTCTGTTTTGAGGGTCTGGACTCAGATCCCACTGGGACTGCCTATGGAGCGTCGATCCCTCTGGCTCGAGCCTTGGATCCTGAAGCTGAGGTCCTTCTGGCATATGAGATGAATGGGCAGCCACTGCCTCGTGACCATGGCTTCCCTGTGCGGGTGGTGGTTCCTGGTGTGGTGGGTGCCCGCCATGTCAAGTGGCTGGGCAAAGTGAGTGTAGAGTCAGAGGAAAGTTACAGTCACTGGCAGCGCCGGGACTACAAAGGCTTCTCTCCATCTGTTGACTGGGACAAGGTAGACTTTGATTCATCTCCATCTATTCAGGAACTACCTGTCCAATCAGCCATCACACAGCCTCAAGATGGGGAGACTGTAGAGACTGGAGAAGTGACCATCAAGGGCTATGCATGGAGTGGTGGTGGCAGGGCTGTCATCCGGGTGGATGTGTCTCTGGATGGGGGACTAACTTGGCAAACAGCTGAACTGGATGGAGAGGAACAGCGCCCCAGGAAGGCTTGGGCCTGGCGTCTGTGGCAGCTGCAAGTTCATGTGCCAGCTGAGCAAAAGGAATTGAACATCATTTGTAAAGCTGTGGATGACAGCTATAATGTGCAGCCAGACACCGTGGCCCCAATCTGGAACCTGCGAGGTGTGCTCAGCAATGCCTGGCACCGCATCCATGTCCATGTAGCTCCTTGAGAGCGTGGCATTAAGCCATCTACACCTAGAACCATTTTACCCCTTTCACCCATCCTTTGGCATCATTGCCACAGAAAAAggttttcttcctttccactttttGGATCCTGATTCTACTGTCTTCCTAAATCATAACCAGAAATTGCATATTTCTACCCAGACACCCCCTCTTTTTATACTATATTACATACCCCTCTTGAGTTCTGATCCTGTGCCACGGGGTAGGAGCTCTTGGAGCGAGGGGCTAGATGTGAGAAAGTACTTTTGAAGGTAAGAATTAGTTTCTCATCGTAGTCTACCTCCACTTCTAATGCCCATTGCTTTCTAGGCCTTATTTTGTATTTCTTGGATTCTTCAGATTGTATGGCATAAGAAGTGTACATTACTACTTTCTACTACCTATCCCCCCCCCTTTATAACTACTTTTCTAAAGACATCAATAAAGTGTCTGCTGAAAGTTATGACTTGAAGAGTGAACATGTTGTTAGAGGGAGAGGGGGTGGTAGGGTATGTGCAGTCGCTAGAAAATCTGCTACACTGCCTAAGGATGGGGGAGATGAGAGACAACTCTCAAACCTCCCCCGCCTGCCCTGCAGTTCTTAGTAGAAAGGCAAAGGATGTTAAGAAGTTAAAATCAATATTATCCTAGGAGAAGCAGGGGCAAAACGTGACACCAAAGGCAGATGTGCCCAGGCATGGGGGGCGCCCAAAGTGCACCTAGTTTTCAAGTTAGATGCGGCTGAAGGGGCGAGCTTGAATTAACCTCGGTGCGTGCGACGAGGGCCTTTCGGGCTTAAGTCTTTCGGCGCTCGGCTACTTTCCCCTAGCTCCTCTccgttttttttcccccagcagtcTCCCCGGCTTGGGGGCGCTCGGTGTTTGGCCCAGTCGCCAGTCGCCTGGTAGTGGGACCGGAAGTTCTTCGGGATGGGGGGCACAGCTGTAATGGGGGGGGCTCT
This window contains:
- the Suox gene encoding sulfite oxidase, mitochondrial yields the protein MLLLHRPVVIGLRHAFRTKSTPSRLCCQAFSTNDSFQPQTPSLTFSGGNSSTGGWRVMGTLLGLGAAWAYHDHRCRATQETPRMYTKEEVRSHCSSEMGIWVTLGSEVFDVTEFVDLHPGGPSKLMLAAGGPLEPFWALYAVHNSSHVRELLAQYKIGELNPEDNVHPSLENSDPYADDPVRHPALKVNSQRPFNAEPPPELLTENYITPNPFFFTRNHLPVPNLDPDTYRLQVVGAPGGQSLSLSLDDLYKFPKHEITVTLQCAGNRRSEMTQVKAVKGLEWKTGAISTARWAGARLCDVLAQAGHQLCETEAHVCFEGLDSDPTGTAYGASIPLARALDPEAEVLLAYEMNGQPLPRDHGFPVRVVVPGVVGARHVKWLGKVSVESEESYSHWQRRDYKGFSPSVDWDKVDFDSSPSIQELPVQSAITQPQDGETVETGEVTIKGYAWSGGGRAVIRVDVSLDGGLTWQTAELDGEEQRPRKAWAWRLWQLQVHVPAEQKELNIICKAVDDSYNVQPDTVAPIWNLRGVLSNAWHRIHVHVAP